One window of Nostoc sp. C052 genomic DNA carries:
- a CDS encoding protein-glutamate O-methyltransferase CheR gives MPLPKPILEDIEIHLLLEGVYQYYGYDFRNYAISSLKRRIQSFIQLEGLANISALQERLLHNRAYLERFLLALTVNVTSMFRDPSFYNTFRNQVIPFLQTYPFIRIWHAGCSTGEEVYSMAILLQEEGLYHRCRIYATDTNEKVLQNAKSGIFSLKLMQEYTHLYLKAGGKKSFSEYYTAAYDNAIFRASLRENIVFAQHNLATDSSFNEFNVILCRNVLIYFNQILQKRVHELFYNSLSTFGILGLGRQESIRFTSYEQYYQEIIKGEKIYKKIAGA, from the coding sequence ATGCCTCTGCCCAAACCGATCTTGGAGGACATAGAAATACATCTGCTTTTGGAAGGGGTATATCAGTACTATGGTTATGACTTTCGTAATTATGCTATCTCCTCACTCAAGCGCCGCATTCAGAGCTTCATACAATTAGAGGGATTAGCAAATATTTCTGCATTGCAAGAGCGATTACTCCACAATCGTGCCTATCTGGAACGATTTTTGCTTGCTCTGACGGTGAACGTCACATCAATGTTTCGCGATCCCAGCTTCTATAACACCTTCAGAAATCAAGTTATCCCCTTCTTACAAACCTATCCGTTTATTCGCATCTGGCACGCTGGCTGTTCAACAGGTGAAGAAGTATACTCAATGGCAATTTTACTGCAAGAAGAAGGACTTTACCACCGTTGCCGCATATATGCCACTGATACGAATGAGAAGGTATTACAAAATGCTAAAAGTGGGATTTTCTCGCTGAAATTGATGCAGGAATACACTCATCTTTATCTGAAAGCAGGTGGAAAAAAGTCTTTTTCAGAATATTATACCGCAGCTTATGATAACGCGATTTTCCGAGCATCCCTAAGAGAAAACATTGTTTTTGCCCAGCATAATTTAGCAACTGACAGTTCTTTTAATGAGTTTAATGTCATCCTTTGTCGTAATGTCCTCATCTATTTTAATCAAATACTCCAAAAACGAGTACATGAACTGTTTTATAATAGCCTTTCCACCTTTGGTATCTTGGGGTTAGGAAGACAAGAATCTATCAGATTTACCTCTTATGAGCAGTACTATCAAGAGATAATCAAGGGTGAGAAAATATATAAAAAAATAGCAGGCGCTTAA
- the truB gene encoding tRNA pseudouridine(55) synthase TruB, which yields MLFQGFLNLNKPFGWTSHDCVARVRKLLRLKRVGHAGTLDPAATGVLPIALGKATRLLQYLPENKAYKATIRLGVRTTTDDLEGEIINSQACPELSLAEVKTALAQFEGKIEQIPPNYSAIQVDGKRLYDLARKGEIVEVPVRTVEIFHIEILDWREGDFPELDVAIACGSGTYIRAIARDLGAILKTGGTLAALIRTQSSGFDLTDSLTLTDLEAKLQGGTFQPLASDAALQHLLSVTLPTISAQKWCQGQRVSLNSDTTGIVRVYEEEIRFLGVGQLQDEVLIPQMVFEPIS from the coding sequence GTGTTATTTCAAGGTTTTCTCAACTTAAACAAACCATTTGGCTGGACTTCCCACGACTGCGTGGCGCGGGTGCGAAAATTATTGCGCCTCAAGCGTGTAGGACATGCGGGAACCTTAGATCCAGCAGCAACAGGGGTTTTACCGATCGCACTTGGTAAAGCCACACGATTACTGCAATATCTCCCAGAAAACAAAGCTTACAAGGCTACGATTCGCCTGGGTGTGCGGACTACAACCGATGATTTAGAAGGTGAAATCATTAATTCTCAAGCTTGTCCTGAATTGAGTTTGGCTGAGGTGAAAACTGCACTAGCACAATTTGAAGGCAAGATTGAGCAAATACCACCGAATTACAGTGCAATTCAAGTGGATGGTAAACGTCTCTACGATTTAGCGCGTAAAGGTGAAATAGTGGAAGTTCCAGTGCGGACTGTGGAAATTTTTCACATAGAAATTTTGGATTGGAGAGAAGGAGATTTTCCTGAATTGGATGTGGCGATCGCCTGTGGATCTGGTACATATATTAGAGCGATCGCTCGTGACTTAGGTGCAATCTTAAAAACTGGTGGTACTCTTGCGGCTTTGATTCGCACCCAAAGCAGTGGTTTCGATTTAACAGATAGTCTCACTTTGACTGACTTAGAAGCTAAACTGCAAGGCGGGACATTTCAACCTCTTGCCTCTGATGCAGCTTTACAACATTTGTTGTCTGTGACTTTACCAACAATATCTGCTCAAAAATGGTGTCAAGGTCAGCGAGTTTCTCTAAATTCTGATACTACTGGGATAGTGCGAGTTTATGAAGAAGAGATTCGCTTTTTAGGTGTTGGACAATTACAAGATGAGGTGTTAATTCCTCAAATGGTTTTTGAACCAATTTCTTGA
- a CDS encoding ABC transporter ATP-binding protein has product MKPKEKFVIIGPSGCGKSSLLKAIAGFQPISSGELLMRGKKITSPGPDRMVVFQDFEQLLPWQTVRQNIVYALNITGKAANKAANEEALYYLNLVGVSAAVDKYPHQLSGGMKQRVAIARALAVKPQILLMDEPFAALDALTRTQLQYEVNSIWQNTGVTIILITHSIQEAVYLGHQVLVMTSVPGTVKEIVDTTQIDDINTKEFANMAAHLRSLLGADSRSDTKSAKEVLFQE; this is encoded by the coding sequence GTGAAACCAAAAGAAAAGTTTGTAATTATTGGCCCATCGGGTTGTGGAAAGAGTAGTCTGCTAAAAGCGATCGCAGGTTTTCAGCCCATCAGCAGCGGCGAATTGTTGATGAGAGGCAAAAAAATCACTTCTCCAGGGCCAGATAGGATGGTTGTTTTTCAAGATTTTGAGCAACTCTTGCCTTGGCAAACTGTACGGCAAAACATCGTTTACGCCCTCAATATTACAGGTAAAGCAGCTAACAAAGCCGCTAATGAAGAGGCTTTATACTATCTCAATTTAGTTGGAGTCTCAGCAGCCGTAGATAAATATCCTCATCAGCTATCGGGAGGTATGAAACAACGGGTAGCGATCGCCCGTGCTTTGGCTGTGAAACCGCAAATTTTGCTGATGGATGAGCCTTTTGCTGCCCTAGATGCCCTGACACGTACTCAACTCCAGTACGAAGTCAACTCTATTTGGCAAAACACAGGCGTTACGATTATTCTGATTACCCATTCCATACAAGAAGCTGTGTACTTGGGACATCAAGTTTTAGTGATGACATCGGTACCTGGAACTGTGAAAGAAATTGTCGATACAACGCAGATTGACGATATTAACACCAAAGAGTTCGCCAATATGGCCGCCCATCTGCGTAGTTTACTAGGTGCTGACTCCCGTAGTGATACCAAATCGGCAAAGGAAGTATTGTTTCAGGAGTAA
- a CDS encoding CmcJ/NvfI family oxidoreductase yields the protein MSRDNRFFSDLKHVEAELNYLTPMAEKLVNYAYEPPAGVPRSNGKYETHKVPIRNAREISDKVSLERQGFDFTAHKSKVSDFYDEDEIRSVYYPEAKQLLKELIGATEVLIFDHTLRNAEISQPGENEIREPVKRVHNDFTAKSGYTRARKVLTEQGIDNIDQALQKRFALINIWRPIAPVQESPLAVCDALSIAPTDLVAGDLLYPNYAGETYSITYNPSHQWFYFPQMQEDEALFIKCFDSAEDGRARFAGHTGFDDPTSPSDAPPRQSIELRTVVFYPE from the coding sequence ATGAGCAGAGATAATCGTTTTTTCTCTGACCTGAAACACGTTGAGGCAGAACTAAACTACCTCACCCCGATGGCAGAAAAGCTTGTCAACTATGCCTACGAACCCCCTGCTGGGGTTCCCCGCTCCAACGGAAAGTATGAGACACACAAAGTTCCAATCCGTAATGCACGGGAAATTTCAGATAAAGTATCCTTAGAGCGCCAAGGCTTCGACTTTACCGCACATAAAAGTAAAGTCAGTGATTTCTATGATGAAGATGAGATCCGCAGCGTCTACTATCCTGAAGCCAAGCAATTATTGAAAGAGTTGATAGGTGCAACGGAAGTACTGATATTCGATCACACTCTTCGTAACGCTGAAATTTCGCAGCCAGGCGAGAACGAAATTAGGGAACCAGTCAAGCGCGTGCATAATGACTTTACAGCCAAATCTGGCTATACTCGCGCTCGCAAGGTATTGACAGAGCAGGGAATAGATAACATCGATCAAGCGCTACAAAAAAGGTTTGCACTGATTAACATTTGGCGACCGATCGCACCAGTCCAGGAGTCTCCATTGGCAGTTTGCGACGCTCTGAGTATCGCACCTACAGACCTGGTGGCGGGCGATCTCTTGTATCCCAATTACGCTGGTGAAACTTACTCAATCACCTATAACCCATCACATCAATGGTTTTATTTCCCACAGATGCAGGAAGACGAAGCGCTATTTATTAAGTGCTTTGACTCCGCAGAAGATGGACGGGCTAGGTTTGCCGGTCATACTGGCTTTGATGATCCCACTAGCCCATCAGATGCTCCACCTCGTCAGAGTATTGAGTTAAGGACGGTAGTTTTTTACCCTGAATAG
- a CDS encoding ABC transporter substrate-binding protein, translated as MKFKQFQSWSLLIGLALLTFVFVACTSGNQIASKVPEKVTLAYQPGINYANLLIVKQQQILEQQFPQTKFEWKELSNGAAIRDGILANQLQVGAGGVGPFLVGWDKGVGWKILASLNHSEFWLVVKNSNIKSLKDFKPGMKIGLPSPDSLQAIVLRRAAQKELGNATALDQNIQSIAHPLGLQSLLNGQIDAHFTTPPFQFQEVEKGGRVILKSSDIFGKISAASIFTTEKFYNQYPEFGKALYTAIADATKLLNEKPDEAAKILSQIDGAKISAAQYKKWITDQAVEYGLEPRAFLKYGEFMHEIGMLNQQPKSIDELILPTLKGVGGD; from the coding sequence ATGAAATTCAAGCAATTTCAGTCTTGGAGTTTATTGATTGGATTAGCACTGCTAACCTTTGTATTCGTGGCTTGCACTTCTGGGAATCAAATAGCTTCAAAAGTTCCAGAAAAAGTAACACTTGCCTATCAACCAGGAATCAACTATGCAAATTTACTAATTGTCAAACAGCAGCAAATTTTAGAACAGCAATTTCCACAGACAAAGTTTGAATGGAAAGAATTATCGAATGGTGCAGCGATTCGGGATGGAATTCTTGCAAATCAACTACAAGTTGGTGCAGGTGGTGTTGGCCCATTTCTTGTTGGTTGGGATAAAGGTGTAGGATGGAAAATTTTAGCTTCACTTAATCATAGTGAGTTTTGGTTGGTCGTCAAGAACTCGAACATAAAAAGTTTAAAAGATTTTAAGCCAGGAATGAAAATTGGCTTACCATCTCCTGATTCTCTTCAAGCAATTGTACTACGTCGGGCAGCGCAAAAAGAATTAGGTAATGCCACAGCCCTCGATCAGAATATACAATCTATCGCTCATCCGTTAGGGTTACAATCTCTATTGAATGGTCAAATTGATGCACATTTTACAACACCACCTTTCCAATTTCAAGAAGTTGAAAAAGGTGGTAGAGTGATTCTTAAGAGTTCTGATATTTTTGGTAAGATTAGTGCTGCCAGCATCTTTACTACGGAAAAATTCTACAATCAATATCCTGAATTTGGCAAAGCTTTGTACACTGCGATCGCAGATGCTACTAAACTATTGAATGAAAAACCTGATGAAGCTGCGAAAATCCTCTCACAGATAGATGGTGCTAAAATCTCAGCAGCGCAATATAAAAAGTGGATTACCGATCAGGCTGTAGAATACGGTCTTGAGCCAAGAGCCTTCCTGAAATATGGAGAATTTATGCATGAAATAGGTATGCTAAATCAGCAGCCTAAATCAATTGATGAATTAATTTTACCGACGCTTAAAGGCGTTGGAGGAGATTGA
- a CDS encoding helix-turn-helix transcriptional regulator has product MGMIEKINYENRAKIFTALSDPTRLRLVDLLLSTDEISCSEIAEQLDISLSLSCHHLKVLTEAGLAKNYKKGQTRYYSLDRAVLNSTLESLSSFIS; this is encoded by the coding sequence ATGGGGATGATTGAGAAAATAAATTACGAAAACCGTGCGAAAATCTTCACGGCTCTTTCAGATCCAACACGCCTGCGATTAGTAGATTTACTGTTGAGTACTGACGAAATTAGCTGTTCAGAAATTGCCGAGCAGTTGGATATTAGCTTGTCTCTTTCTTGTCACCACTTGAAAGTTTTGACGGAAGCAGGTTTGGCGAAGAACTATAAAAAAGGGCAAACAAGATACTACTCACTTGATCGTGCTGTTCTCAATAGTACTTTAGAGAGTTTAAGCAGTTTTATTAGTTGA
- the ilvA gene encoding threonine ammonia-lyase, biosynthetic produces the protein MFCDYLIQILTARVYDVAQETPLEYAPNLSARLNNQLLLKREDMQSVFSFKLRGAYNKMVQLPPDVLAKGVIAASAGNHAQGVALAANRLGTKAIIVMPITTPQVKVDAVRMRGGAVVLHGNTYDDAYSYARELEIEKGLTFIHPFDDPHVIAGQGTIGMEILRQYQQPIHAIFVAIGGGGLISGIGAYVKRLRPEIKIIGVEPVDADAMSQSLKAGHRVRLSQVGLFADGVAVREVGEETFRLCQQYVDEIILVDTDDTCAAIKDVFEDTRSILEPAGALAIAAAKAYAEREQIQGETLIAIACGANMNFDRLRFVAERAEFGERREAIFAVTIPEERGSIRQFCECIGNRNLTEFNYRIADEKTAHIFVGVQIQNRADAAKMVETFEAHGFETLDLTDDELTKLHLRHMVGGHSFLAHNELLYRFEFPERPGALMKFVTSMSPNWNISLFHYRNNGADYGRIVVGIQVPPHEMEEWQAFLDHLGYRYWDENKNPAYKLFLG, from the coding sequence ATGTTTTGCGACTACCTAATTCAAATCCTGACTGCCCGTGTGTATGATGTTGCCCAGGAAACACCACTTGAGTATGCACCAAATTTATCGGCGCGGCTGAATAATCAACTCCTGTTGAAACGTGAAGATATGCAGTCAGTATTTTCTTTTAAATTACGGGGTGCTTATAACAAAATGGTGCAACTGCCACCAGATGTATTAGCAAAGGGTGTAATTGCAGCATCGGCGGGGAACCATGCTCAAGGAGTTGCCCTTGCAGCCAATCGCTTGGGAACCAAAGCGATTATCGTGATGCCAATAACTACACCTCAAGTCAAGGTGGATGCTGTGAGAATGAGGGGTGGGGCAGTTGTGTTACATGGAAACACCTACGACGATGCTTATAGTTATGCCCGCGAACTAGAAATAGAAAAAGGATTGACCTTTATTCATCCCTTTGACGATCCTCATGTCATTGCTGGACAAGGAACAATCGGGATGGAAATTTTACGGCAATATCAGCAACCCATCCATGCGATTTTTGTGGCGATTGGAGGAGGCGGATTAATTTCTGGGATTGGGGCTTATGTGAAACGATTGCGTCCCGAAATCAAGATTATTGGTGTTGAACCAGTAGATGCTGATGCGATGTCTCAATCACTCAAAGCCGGACATCGGGTGCGCTTGTCCCAAGTGGGGTTATTTGCTGATGGCGTGGCGGTGCGAGAAGTCGGTGAAGAAACCTTCCGTTTATGTCAGCAGTATGTAGATGAAATCATTTTGGTGGATACAGACGATACTTGTGCTGCGATTAAAGACGTATTTGAGGATACGCGATCAATTTTAGAACCAGCCGGTGCATTAGCGATCGCAGCTGCTAAAGCTTACGCCGAACGAGAACAAATCCAGGGAGAAACCTTAATCGCTATTGCCTGCGGTGCAAACATGAATTTTGATCGCCTCCGCTTTGTCGCAGAACGAGCAGAGTTTGGTGAACGCCGCGAAGCGATCTTTGCAGTTACAATTCCTGAAGAACGGGGAAGTATTCGCCAGTTTTGTGAATGTATTGGCAACCGTAATCTTACCGAGTTTAATTATCGCATTGCCGATGAAAAAACAGCCCATATTTTTGTAGGTGTGCAAATTCAAAACCGTGCTGATGCTGCAAAGATGGTAGAAACCTTTGAAGCTCATGGATTTGAAACCCTTGATTTAACAGACGACGAACTAACCAAGTTACATCTGCGGCACATGGTAGGTGGGCACTCTTTCCTGGCTCACAATGAATTGCTCTATCGTTTTGAGTTTCCCGAACGTCCCGGCGCATTGATGAAGTTTGTTACTTCCATGAGTCCCAACTGGAATATCAGTCTTTTTCACTACCGCAACAACGGCGCAGACTACGGACGAATCGTTGTTGGTATCCAAGTTCCCCCGCACGAGATGGAAGAGTGGCAAGCTTTTCTCGATCATTTGGGCTATCGCTATTGGGATGAAAACAAGAATCCGGCATACAAGTTGTTTTTGGGCTAG
- a CDS encoding RNA-binding protein → MSIYVGNLSYEVKEDDLRQVFAEYGTVKNVQLPIDRETGRVRGFGFVELESDAQEQAAIDALDNAEWMGRSLKVNKAKPKTDGGSSGGRRGGGGYSRPY, encoded by the coding sequence ATGTCAATTTACGTCGGTAATCTATCTTATGAGGTTAAAGAAGATGACCTCCGGCAAGTCTTTGCAGAATACGGAACTGTCAAAAATGTTCAATTGCCTATCGACCGAGAAACAGGTCGGGTACGAGGTTTTGGCTTTGTAGAATTGGAATCAGACGCACAAGAACAAGCGGCGATTGATGCCCTTGATAATGCTGAATGGATGGGTCGAAGCTTAAAAGTTAATAAAGCCAAGCCTAAGACTGATGGAGGTTCTTCTGGTGGTAGACGAGGTGGAGGAGGATACTCTCGACCTTATTAA
- a CDS encoding HD domain-containing protein has product MLSERFTAALIYATELHANQVRKGSGVPYVAHLLGVASIALEYGANEDEAIASLLHDAIEDQGGDATREEIRRRFGDNVTAIVDGCTDADTTPKPPWRQRKEAYIAHISSASPSVLLVSSADKLYNAQSILKDYRVLGDSLWERFQGRKEGTLWYYRALVDAFRKTGITLIIEELERVVAQVELLASQ; this is encoded by the coding sequence ATGCTCTCAGAACGTTTTACCGCAGCCCTCATCTACGCCACTGAACTGCACGCCAACCAAGTTCGTAAAGGTTCAGGTGTACCCTACGTTGCCCATTTATTAGGTGTCGCTAGTATTGCTTTAGAATATGGGGCAAATGAAGATGAAGCGATCGCATCTCTCTTACACGATGCGATCGAAGATCAAGGTGGCGATGCAACACGAGAAGAAATTCGCCGTCGCTTTGGTGACAATGTAACAGCAATTGTAGATGGTTGTACTGATGCTGATACAACTCCCAAACCCCCTTGGCGACAGCGCAAGGAAGCATACATCGCTCATATTTCTAGTGCTTCCCCATCAGTTCTGCTCGTGTCATCAGCAGATAAACTTTACAACGCCCAATCCATTCTCAAAGATTATCGTGTTTTGGGTGATTCGCTCTGGGAACGTTTTCAGGGGCGCAAAGAAGGTACTCTTTGGTATTATCGGGCGCTTGTGGATGCCTTCAGAAAAACTGGAATCACGCTAATTATTGAGGAATTAGAACGGGTAGTTGCACAAGTTGAACTATTAGCATCTCAATAA
- a CDS encoding TauD/TfdA family dioxygenase, translating into MGYKHIEVKQVAGFIGAEIGNVDLSRPLNDDQVKEIRKALLKWKVVFFRGQNIDHAAQVEFTSRFGEVTFAHPLGEPEPVPGFPQLKPVDRKLYEKQYGFRTGGPWHTDVTAAINPPAASVLRAVNVPSFGGDTQWSNLVAAYEGLSAPLRALADTLKAEHRFNGGGYQPSNNKFSERIAVNPLVSIHPVVRVHPETGERALFVNPGFVSHIVDVSPQESKLLLELFFNQVTKPAYTTRFRWNNGDIAFWDNRATVHLAPQDLDHLDVERLLYRTTITGDVPVGVDGFRSEVVQGEAFSSEIPTVFKQKAQNLEAQPVLS; encoded by the coding sequence ATGGGCTACAAACATATTGAAGTCAAACAAGTAGCTGGTTTCATCGGTGCTGAAATCGGTAACGTAGACCTTTCCCGTCCTTTGAATGATGATCAAGTCAAAGAAATTCGTAAAGCACTATTAAAGTGGAAAGTCGTATTCTTTCGGGGACAGAACATCGATCATGCTGCCCAAGTTGAATTCACATCTCGTTTCGGCGAAGTGACTTTCGCGCATCCACTCGGAGAGCCTGAACCAGTTCCAGGATTTCCGCAGCTCAAACCTGTAGACCGTAAGCTGTATGAAAAGCAGTATGGTTTTCGCACTGGAGGCCCCTGGCACACAGATGTAACAGCAGCAATCAACCCACCAGCAGCGTCAGTTTTACGTGCAGTTAATGTTCCTAGTTTTGGTGGTGATACCCAGTGGAGTAATTTGGTTGCAGCCTATGAGGGTTTGTCAGCACCTCTACGGGCGCTAGCAGACACATTGAAAGCTGAACATCGCTTCAATGGGGGCGGGTATCAGCCCAGTAACAACAAGTTCTCTGAGCGTATCGCTGTCAATCCACTAGTTTCCATCCACCCAGTAGTTAGGGTTCATCCTGAAACTGGTGAGCGGGCGTTGTTCGTTAACCCTGGTTTCGTCTCCCACATTGTTGACGTGTCACCACAAGAAAGCAAGCTGCTGCTTGAATTGTTCTTTAACCAAGTTACCAAGCCTGCTTACACCACCCGCTTCCGTTGGAACAACGGTGATATTGCCTTCTGGGACAACCGCGCTACCGTGCATTTAGCACCTCAAGATTTGGATCATTTGGATGTTGAGCGTTTGTTATATCGCACCACCATTACTGGTGATGTTCCAGTTGGGGTTGATGGTTTCCGCTCAGAAGTGGTTCAAGGTGAAGCGTTCAGTTCCGAAATACCAACCGTCTTCAAGCAAAAAGCTCAGAATCTAGAAGCACAACCAGTACTTTCTTGA
- a CDS encoding DUF2231 domain-containing protein, with amino-acid sequence METTETTPTNSTPFPNIPPVIESNDSEYRDSGVPSTVAIAGHPLHPLSVIFPIAFLAAALGSDIGYWLTGDFFWARASLWLIGLGLAGGLLAAAIGLSDFLKIERVRKRTAGWTHLILNVSLLVLSLVNFLIRLGDAESRILPWGLLLSIVVGTLTSISGWFGAELSYRHKIGVVGAGSRRYP; translated from the coding sequence ATGGAAACTACAGAAACAACGCCAACAAATTCAACACCTTTCCCAAATATTCCACCAGTTATTGAAAGTAACGATAGTGAGTATCGTGATAGCGGTGTACCTAGCACAGTTGCGATCGCCGGACATCCCTTGCATCCCCTGAGTGTGATCTTTCCCATAGCCTTTTTAGCCGCAGCCTTGGGAAGTGATATTGGCTACTGGTTAACTGGTGATTTCTTCTGGGCTAGGGCTTCCTTATGGTTAATCGGACTCGGATTAGCTGGAGGTTTACTCGCTGCTGCGATCGGTCTTAGCGACTTTTTGAAAATTGAAAGAGTCCGCAAGCGCACAGCTGGCTGGACACATTTAATACTTAACGTTTCTTTACTAGTTTTATCACTCGTCAACTTTCTCATACGCTTGGGTGACGCTGAATCCCGAATACTACCTTGGGGACTGTTACTCTCGATTGTTGTCGGTACGCTGACTAGTATTTCTGGTTGGTTCGGTGCTGAACTATCTTATCGCCACAAAATTGGTGTAGTGGGTGCAGGTAGCAGAAGATATCCATAA